From Sporolactobacillus pectinivorans:
TTGGATTTAATATGAAATTTTCTTGTAATAATTTCGAGAATAGACCGCAGCAATCGGGGATCATCGTCTCCATATTTTCTTAACCAATGATCATCCACTCCGATCATGAAGACCGGTGACACCGCCTCAACGGTATTTATAAAATTAATCTGCTGCACATACTCAATATCGCCAATGATCTCAAGAGGTGTTTTAAAAGACAGGATCAATGTCTTTCCTTCCGGCGACGTTGTATAAATTTTAATTTTCCCCTTAACAAGGACATACAGATACTCTGCAATATCTCCCTGACTGCAAATAAGTTCGCCCGGATTAAAACGGTACAGTGACAGGTGCGGTCTGATCTGTCTATTAAATATTGATTCAATCTGGCAGGTTTTCAGATAAGTCTCTAATTGTTCACGATCTTTAATTTCTTCCATAACTGAGCATCACCTCCGGATGATGAAGCCACTAAATC
This genomic window contains:
- a CDS encoding Crp/Fnr family transcriptional regulator, giving the protein MEEIKDREQLETYLKTCQIESIFNRQIRPHLSLYRFNPGELICSQGDIAEYLYVLVKGKIKIYTTSPEGKTLILSFKTPLEIIGDIEYVQQINFINTVEAVSPVFMIGVDDHWLRKYGDDDPRLLRSILEIITRKFHIKSNSLSFNLMYPVEVRLASYILSVSFDVSDDQFKGWLNSTSLTDAANLIGTSYRHLNRVIRKLCSEGLIERNKGLIVVKDRKGLSTLAGRNIYE